A region from the Kineothrix sp. IPX-CK genome encodes:
- a CDS encoding IS110 family transposase, producing the protein MKEKIDYLSTLFVGIDIASRIHVISALDFNQEFFIKMKSIENTQEGAALLESLIVDVLTANHQFKFVVIGMESTGFYGVHLANYLSASDLLAPFSVRVYCLNPKEVKNYKKSFNDIGKNDGIDSFVIADFARVGRISIKPWRGSQYLALQRLTRHRMHITECIAREKTYMLNNIFLKFSEYALLRNGEHPFSNKYGATAEAILTEFTTNEDIVNTSIEDLVVFISSKSKGRIADPEETAKIIQAAARNSYRLDKCLYEPLTISIASSFNCISSFEKELKAIDKAILQTVQGLNPEEYTVLNSIPGIGKVYSAGILAEIGSVKVFQSADSLAKYCGIVWNDNDSGDFESEDKHMSKAGNRYLRYYIIEATGSVIRHCPEYEHFYHKKYAETRNHQHKRALALTSRKFIRLLYGLLDKSQLYSPEKSR; encoded by the coding sequence GTGAAAGAAAAAATCGATTACCTCTCAACGCTTTTTGTTGGGATTGATATTGCATCCCGTATTCATGTTATTTCTGCACTTGATTTTAATCAGGAGTTCTTCATAAAAATGAAATCTATTGAAAATACTCAAGAAGGTGCAGCTCTTCTTGAAAGTCTAATTGTTGATGTCCTTACTGCAAATCATCAGTTCAAATTCGTTGTAATCGGCATGGAATCAACAGGATTTTATGGAGTTCATCTGGCCAATTACCTTTCAGCCAGCGATCTATTAGCTCCATTTTCCGTCCGTGTTTATTGCCTCAATCCAAAGGAAGTGAAGAATTACAAAAAGTCCTTCAACGACATTGGAAAAAATGATGGCATAGATTCCTTTGTTATTGCTGATTTTGCCCGTGTTGGCCGTATCAGCATCAAGCCTTGGCGTGGTTCCCAATATCTCGCCTTACAACGCCTTACCAGACATCGTATGCACATCACTGAATGTATTGCCAGAGAGAAAACATATATGTTAAATAACATTTTTCTGAAGTTCAGTGAGTATGCCTTATTACGCAATGGAGAGCATCCTTTTTCAAATAAATATGGTGCTACAGCCGAGGCTATTCTTACAGAGTTCACAACAAATGAGGACATAGTAAATACCTCTATTGAAGACCTTGTTGTATTCATTAGCTCTAAAAGTAAAGGTCGCATCGCAGATCCGGAAGAAACAGCTAAGATAATACAGGCTGCAGCTCGTAATTCATACAGGCTTGATAAATGCCTATATGAGCCACTTACGATATCAATTGCCTCCTCATTTAACTGCATCAGCTCTTTTGAGAAGGAATTAAAAGCAATTGATAAAGCAATCCTTCAAACTGTGCAAGGGTTAAATCCCGAGGAATATACAGTGCTTAATTCCATCCCTGGAATTGGCAAGGTTTACTCTGCCGGAATTCTTGCTGAAATAGGTTCTGTTAAAGTTTTTCAAAGTGCTGACTCACTCGCAAAATACTGCGGTATCGTTTGGAATGATAATGATTCAGGCGATTTTGAATCAGAAGACAAACATATGAGTAAGGCTGGCAACCGTTACCTTCGGTATTACATCATTGAAGCAACTGGAAGTGTTATAAGACACTGTCCTGAGTATGAACACTTCTATCATAAGAAATATGCTGAAACAAGAAACCATCAGCACAAACGTGCACTCGCGTTGACTTCCCGTAAATTTATACGTCTGCTCTATGGTCTGCTGGACAAGAGCCAACTCTACTCTCCGGAAAAGAGTAGGTAA
- a CDS encoding methionine ABC transporter permease, which translates to MSLLDTPLWEVIKGSFAPEVWERITPSIFETLYMTVLSSAIMLVLGLLLGIMLTVTNPNGLVPMTSLYTGSGWLINCLRSLPQMIMIILMIPVARLFFGKSYGTNACIIAIAASCIPMYARIVESSLLEISKGKVEAAKSIGSTNLQIIFRILLPETVPSLIRGFTVAVIGVISMTALAGMFGAGGIGDIAVRFGYQRFQHDVLFAAVYILIILVQLVQFLGDFTSRRILKKRNLL; encoded by the coding sequence ATGAGTTTATTGGATACGCCTCTTTGGGAGGTAATAAAAGGTTCGTTTGCGCCGGAGGTATGGGAACGGATCACACCATCCATTTTCGAAACACTTTACATGACGGTACTTTCTTCAGCTATCATGCTTGTCTTGGGATTGCTTCTGGGGATCATGCTGACAGTTACGAATCCCAACGGCTTAGTACCAATGACTAGTCTTTACACCGGTTCGGGCTGGCTGATCAATTGCCTTCGCTCTTTGCCGCAGATGATTATGATCATATTAATGATACCCGTTGCGCGCCTGTTTTTCGGCAAATCCTATGGAACTAATGCCTGTATTATAGCCATAGCGGCAAGCTGTATTCCCATGTATGCCCGCATCGTAGAAAGCAGCCTGCTGGAAATCTCCAAAGGCAAAGTAGAAGCAGCCAAATCCATCGGAAGCACGAATCTGCAGATTATCTTCCGGATACTCCTTCCCGAAACGGTTCCTTCCCTTATCCGGGGCTTTACGGTAGCAGTAATCGGAGTAATATCCATGACAGCTTTGGCCGGAATGTTCGGTGCAGGAGGAATAGGAGATATCGCTGTTCGCTTCGGTTATCAGCGCTTTCAGCACGATGTACTCTTTGCCGCGGTATACATATTGATCATTCTCGTCCAGCTCGTGCAGTTTCTGGGAGATTTTACTTCAAGAAGAATACTGAAAAAGAGGAATTTATTGTAA
- a CDS encoding methionine ABC transporter ATP-binding protein has protein sequence MEDYIEIKDLHKTYPTHDGPLEVLRGVDLSIRKGEIFGTIGFSGAGKSTLARCINRLETPDKGEILIDGVDILKLSKQELLKERRKIGMIFQTFNLFEAKTVYRNISYPLEISGVSREEIKRRVLDTAELVGLSDKLSAYPGGLSGGQKQRVGIARALVNDPHLLLSDEATSALDPQTTLQILELLKEINKATGITILMITHELDAIKYTCERMAVLEDGLIIESGSVNEIFHNPHSRTGELFAKVFLEFQKADSLMNGEGI, from the coding sequence ATGGAGGACTATATCGAAATTAAGGATTTACATAAAACTTACCCGACACATGACGGACCGCTGGAGGTTTTGAGAGGAGTAGATCTTTCCATAAGGAAAGGAGAAATATTCGGGACCATAGGCTTCAGCGGAGCGGGGAAGTCCACACTGGCCCGGTGTATTAACAGGCTGGAGACGCCCGATAAGGGAGAGATTCTAATAGACGGTGTCGATATCCTAAAGCTGTCAAAACAGGAGCTGCTCAAAGAACGGCGGAAAATCGGAATGATCTTTCAAACCTTTAACCTGTTTGAGGCAAAGACGGTATATAGAAATATTTCATATCCATTGGAAATCAGCGGTGTTTCCAGGGAAGAGATCAAACGGCGCGTTTTAGATACGGCGGAACTCGTAGGGTTGTCGGATAAATTATCAGCCTATCCGGGGGGACTTTCAGGAGGACAAAAGCAAAGGGTAGGAATTGCCAGAGCTTTGGTAAACGATCCTCACCTGCTGCTGAGCGATGAAGCAACATCGGCCCTCGATCCGCAGACCACGCTTCAGATACTGGAACTGCTTAAGGAGATCAATAAAGCGACAGGAATTACGATTTTGATGATTACACATGAGCTGGATGCTATCAAATATACATGTGAGCGGATGGCCGTTCTTGAAGACGGACTTATTATAGAGTCGGGATCGGTAAATGAAATATTCCATAATCCCCACAGCCGTACCGGAGAGCTTTTTGCAAAGGTATTCCTCGAATTTCAGAAAGCGGATAGCCTTATGAACGGAGAGGGAATATAA
- a CDS encoding ArsC family transcriptional regulator yields MCDLVKRWYDTKKAQRYFKERGVKFQFIDLKEKGMSRGEFVSVKQAVGGLEAMLNENCKDKDVLALIKYIAEEDKEGKVLENQQVLLTPIVRNGKMATVGYKPEVWKGWE; encoded by the coding sequence GTGTGTGACCTTGTCAAACGATGGTACGACACGAAGAAGGCACAAAGATATTTCAAGGAACGCGGTGTGAAGTTCCAGTTCATTGACTTGAAAGAAAAAGGTATGAGCAGAGGGGAATTCGTTAGTGTGAAGCAGGCGGTCGGCGGACTGGAAGCCATGCTGAACGAAAACTGCAAGGATAAGGATGTGCTCGCTCTGATAAAATATATTGCGGAAGAAGACAAAGAAGGAAAAGTGCTTGAAAATCAGCAGGTACTTTTAACGCCCATCGTAAGAAATGGCAAAATGGCCACAGTAGGATATAAGCCGGAGGTATGGAAGGGCTGGGAATAG
- a CDS encoding MmcQ/YjbR family DNA-binding protein — translation MVKREEVIAFCSKLEDVYEDYPFHDPNWTVMRHKKNQKVFAWIYEKDGHIWVNVKCNEEWRDFWRDAFNSVVPGYHLNKKYWNSIILDGTVPDKDIERMIEESYELTDFRNK, via the coding sequence ATGGTAAAGCGTGAAGAGGTTATTGCATTTTGCAGTAAATTAGAAGATGTATATGAGGACTATCCGTTTCACGATCCTAATTGGACGGTGATGCGGCATAAGAAAAATCAAAAGGTATTTGCCTGGATATATGAAAAGGATGGCCATATATGGGTTAATGTAAAATGTAATGAGGAATGGCGGGATTTCTGGCGGGATGCGTTTAATTCGGTGGTGCCGGGCTATCATTTAAACAAGAAGTATTGGAACTCCATTATTTTGGATGGAACGGTACCGGATAAAGACATAGAAAGAATGATTGAGGAAAGCTATGAACTTACAGATTTTCGGAACAAATAA
- a CDS encoding peptidase C39, with amino-acid sequence MKNPLNYQITEYDCGPTTLINAMSFLFRREQIPPDIIKHIMLFCLDAYNEKGEFGKNGTSRMAMMFICDWLNQFGKVKKVPVQSEYLTGEDVSVGENSRIISALQQGGAVVARVMYGCWHYVLLTGIDEKRVCLFDPYYRKKPFKQEEIELITDMPYSFNRRVPYGMMNDAGKGPYALGPKETREAVIIFNKDTQKTPARTIEYFI; translated from the coding sequence ATGAAGAATCCTTTGAACTACCAGATTACGGAATATGACTGCGGTCCGACTACTTTAATAAATGCGATGAGCTTTTTGTTCCGGCGTGAGCAGATTCCGCCCGATATTATCAAACATATCATGCTTTTTTGTCTGGATGCCTATAACGAAAAGGGAGAATTCGGGAAAAACGGAACCTCGCGCATGGCGATGATGTTCATATGCGATTGGCTTAACCAGTTTGGAAAGGTGAAAAAGGTTCCGGTGCAGAGCGAATATCTTACGGGGGAAGACGTCTCTGTCGGGGAAAACAGCAGGATTATATCGGCGTTGCAGCAGGGCGGCGCAGTAGTGGCCCGGGTTATGTACGGCTGCTGGCATTATGTGCTGCTGACGGGAATCGATGAAAAAAGAGTCTGCCTGTTCGATCCTTATTATAGGAAAAAGCCGTTTAAGCAAGAGGAAATTGAGTTGATTACGGATATGCCCTACAGTTTTAACCGCCGTGTACCCTATGGTATGATGAACGATGCGGGCAAGGGTCCCTATGCGCTTGGGCCGAAAGAAACCCGCGAGGCGGTCATTATTTTTAATAAAGATACGCAGAAAACGCCGGCGAGAACTATCGAATACTTCATATAG
- a CDS encoding M20/M25/M40 family metallo-hydrolase: MKMTIDKERLVKEFIRLVSIDSPSLLEREMGDYLKNKLEELGFDVAEDDAGNKLGGNCGNIYGFLEGREELEPLLFCVHMDTVEPSRGKQAVLGADGVIRSKGDTVLGADDFAGIAAILEALYTIKEKRLEHRPIEVLFTVAEEIYCKGAKVFDYSKIKSKEAYVLDLTGAVGGAAYQAPSILSLNIEVNGKASHAGFAPHMGIHAIQAAADAIAKLKLGHIDDITTLNIGVIQGGLATNIVPALCVVGGEIRSYSHKKAMEAAQEVKKRFEKSAEAFKATVKFEVITNCQAYETPKEHSVVRRFEEACRTLHMPSSLQQTFGGSDNNAMSEHGITGIVLACAMNQCHSCEEYTTVEELVKIAELTRVLMTSEVNAG, encoded by the coding sequence ATGAAAATGACAATTGATAAAGAAAGACTCGTTAAGGAATTTATCCGGCTGGTATCCATAGACAGTCCTTCCCTGTTGGAAAGGGAGATGGGCGATTATTTGAAAAATAAGCTGGAGGAGCTGGGTTTTGACGTGGCGGAGGACGACGCAGGCAATAAGCTGGGCGGAAACTGCGGCAATATATACGGTTTTTTGGAGGGCAGGGAAGAATTGGAGCCGCTTCTTTTCTGTGTCCATATGGATACGGTGGAGCCTTCCAGGGGAAAACAGGCAGTTTTAGGCGCTGACGGTGTAATCCGGAGTAAGGGAGACACTGTATTGGGGGCAGATGATTTTGCGGGAATTGCAGCGATTTTAGAAGCCTTGTACACGATAAAGGAAAAGCGGCTGGAGCATCGGCCCATCGAAGTGTTGTTTACGGTCGCAGAGGAAATTTACTGCAAGGGTGCCAAGGTGTTTGATTACAGTAAAATTAAATCCAAAGAAGCATATGTGCTCGACTTGACGGGAGCCGTGGGAGGGGCTGCTTATCAGGCACCTTCTATCCTTTCCCTGAATATAGAGGTTAACGGAAAAGCATCTCATGCGGGATTTGCACCCCATATGGGCATTCATGCAATACAGGCGGCAGCCGATGCCATAGCCAAGCTGAAGCTGGGACACATCGATGATATTACGACACTTAATATAGGAGTGATACAAGGCGGACTCGCCACCAATATTGTTCCGGCATTGTGTGTGGTCGGCGGAGAGATACGCAGCTATTCCCATAAGAAGGCAATGGAAGCGGCGCAGGAAGTAAAAAAGCGATTTGAAAAATCGGCGGAAGCTTTTAAAGCTACGGTAAAGTTCGAAGTGATTACCAATTGCCAAGCGTATGAAACGCCCAAGGAGCATTCCGTGGTCCGCAGGTTTGAAGAGGCATGCCGGACCTTACACATGCCGTCCTCTCTCCAGCAGACGTTCGGCGGCAGTGATAACAATGCGATGTCAGAGCATGGTATTACGGGAATCGTGCTTGCCTGCGCCATGAACCAGTGTCACTCCTGCGAGGAGTATACTACAGTGGAGGAGCTTGTAAAAATTGCGGAATTGACGAGAGTACTTATGACGAGCGAGGTGAATGCGGGATGA
- a CDS encoding Rrf2 family transcriptional regulator — MRISSKGRYALAAVTNMAQRYDSGEYATVINISKELGISKIYLEQVFSLLKRGGVVTSTKGAQGGYLLSRKPGQITVYEVLTSVEDSLFERTQETVAETAMDIESALRIKVFDTLDRTISGTLHGITLLDLVNEAERHKGEHEIMFYI, encoded by the coding sequence ATGAGAATATCATCTAAAGGCCGCTATGCATTGGCTGCTGTGACGAATATGGCGCAGCGCTATGACAGCGGAGAATATGCAACGGTAATTAACATTTCAAAGGAGCTCGGTATATCGAAGATATATCTGGAGCAGGTTTTCTCTCTTTTAAAACGGGGAGGAGTGGTTACATCGACGAAGGGGGCGCAGGGAGGCTATCTGCTTTCGCGCAAGCCGGGGCAGATAACGGTATACGAGGTGCTGACTTCGGTAGAGGATTCCTTATTTGAAAGAACGCAGGAGACTGTAGCAGAGACGGCTATGGATATTGAGAGCGCTCTTAGAATAAAGGTGTTCGATACACTGGATAGGACGATAAGCGGGACCTTGCATGGGATTACCCTTTTAGACCTTGTGAATGAAGCCGAAAGGCATAAAGGCGAACATGAAATTATGTTTTATATTTAA
- a CDS encoding AraC family transcriptional regulator — MNQDDKVEIVQAMQDYIKKNITETNFSLEAMYEHIGYSQRHANRLFCELLHMTPNEYVRRTMLTSSTKKLLKTEKNIIDVALDSNYETHEGYTRAFKKSFQIGPAEYRKSPRAIPLFVQYPVWAYHTYLNHKERLEMDKDTMVCTVTPVEKPKRRLIILRSANAHDYWSFCEENGCDWEGILNSIPEKMDAAAIIQLPDSLVKEGTASTAAGVEVPFSYNAAIPERFEIIEIDSGIMLYFKSEPFEDEKDFGTAIGCVFKAYESYNPNEFGYSYDEETIPKFNFGASPEMGAKLAIPVKKI; from the coding sequence ATGAATCAGGACGATAAAGTCGAAATAGTTCAGGCTATGCAGGACTATATAAAGAAAAATATCACGGAGACAAATTTTAGTCTGGAAGCGATGTATGAGCACATTGGATATTCGCAAAGGCACGCTAATCGGCTTTTTTGCGAGCTGCTGCATATGACGCCGAACGAATATGTACGAAGAACAATGCTCACTTCGAGTACGAAAAAACTCCTGAAAACAGAAAAAAACATTATAGACGTCGCACTGGATAGCAATTACGAGACACATGAGGGTTACACAAGAGCCTTCAAAAAAAGCTTTCAGATCGGTCCCGCCGAGTATCGGAAATCACCGAGAGCTATCCCTTTGTTCGTCCAGTATCCCGTATGGGCATATCATACCTATCTTAATCATAAGGAGAGATTGGAAATGGATAAGGACACTATGGTTTGCACAGTCACACCGGTTGAAAAACCAAAAAGAAGGTTAATTATTTTACGTTCTGCCAATGCTCATGATTATTGGTCCTTCTGCGAGGAGAACGGCTGCGATTGGGAAGGAATCCTGAACAGCATTCCCGAGAAAATGGATGCCGCCGCTATTATACAGCTGCCGGATTCCCTGGTAAAGGAAGGCACCGCCTCTACTGCTGCCGGTGTTGAGGTCCCTTTCAGCTATAATGCTGCTATCCCGGAAAGATTTGAAATCATCGAAATTGATTCCGGCATTATGCTTTATTTTAAGTCGGAGCCTTTTGAGGATGAAAAGGATTTCGGAACTGCTATCGGCTGCGTATTTAAAGCGTACGAAAGCTATAATCCCAATGAATTCGGATATTCCTATGATGAGGAAACTATACCGAAATTCAACTTTGGCGCATCCCCTGAAATGGGCGCGAAGCTGGCTATTCCTGTAAAGAAGATATAG
- a CDS encoding transposase — protein MAFHTNSSQQYSLTDITNTLTTREKKAMENSWAKIFAEEIFPFIDEGRFHVLYSTRTQCRSNTPVNICVGALIIKELFQISDDEVVENLMLDPRYQYALHTTSYEEQPLSDKTLSRFRKRCYDYESAYGTNLMHECVADLSSKIAKMMNINPRMKRMDSLMIEANIKNLSRAELLYTCVAKLVAYIHKENRNDILEGLEHYYNPNDFNQTFYYNDSTGTDERIHSILCDAEKLLELCNSDYDEITEYQLLIRCLSEQTVVQNSVRKLRNKEDGGFSSSMLQNPADPDATYREKAGKKHRGYVANFEESVGENGSVVTDYQFEPNTYSDSQFLKDHLQQTESQKETTILITDGAYSGAENTSLAAAKNIRLVTTDLTGKEVPDIYADFEMNKEGTRILKCPAGYSPKSCCCSSSNGHVHASFIKELCLGCPHKDECRVKVYKNVCSVDLSATAQYRAKTRRYMKTDEFKAFARLRNGVETIPSILRSQYQVDRMAVRGKIRSGFFFGCKIAALNVRKLLTFRNGLGHYAQNPLLAS, from the coding sequence ATGGCATTCCATACCAATAGTTCACAACAATACTCGTTAACAGATATCACAAATACATTAACAACTCGTGAGAAAAAAGCAATGGAAAACTCATGGGCTAAAATCTTTGCGGAAGAGATTTTTCCCTTTATAGATGAAGGACGTTTTCATGTGCTTTACTCAACCAGAACCCAATGTCGATCCAATACACCAGTGAATATCTGCGTAGGCGCACTTATTATTAAAGAACTGTTCCAAATTTCCGACGATGAAGTTGTAGAAAATCTAATGCTTGACCCAAGATATCAGTATGCATTGCATACCACCAGTTATGAAGAACAGCCTCTAAGTGATAAAACACTTTCTCGTTTTAGAAAACGCTGCTATGATTACGAGTCTGCTTATGGAACGAACTTAATGCATGAATGCGTAGCAGACTTAAGCAGTAAGATTGCTAAGATGATGAATATAAATCCCCGCATGAAGCGAATGGATTCTCTGATGATTGAAGCAAACATCAAAAACCTTAGCCGTGCAGAGCTACTTTATACCTGTGTAGCAAAACTTGTAGCATACATTCACAAGGAAAACAGAAATGATATACTGGAAGGTTTGGAGCATTACTATAATCCAAATGATTTCAACCAAACATTTTACTACAATGACAGCACTGGGACGGACGAGCGCATCCATTCTATTCTCTGTGATGCAGAAAAACTATTGGAGTTATGCAATTCTGACTATGATGAGATTACGGAGTATCAACTTTTAATAAGATGCCTTTCTGAACAAACAGTCGTTCAGAATTCAGTAAGAAAGCTTCGTAACAAAGAAGATGGTGGATTTTCTTCATCCATGCTTCAAAATCCAGCTGATCCAGATGCAACCTATCGTGAAAAAGCTGGTAAGAAACATCGGGGCTATGTGGCAAATTTCGAAGAATCAGTCGGTGAAAACGGTTCTGTAGTTACGGATTATCAATTCGAACCCAATACTTATAGTGACAGTCAGTTTCTCAAAGATCATTTACAACAAACAGAATCACAAAAGGAAACTACAATCCTTATTACAGATGGCGCGTATAGTGGAGCAGAGAACACAAGTCTGGCAGCCGCTAAAAATATCCGATTGGTTACCACTGATTTAACCGGAAAAGAGGTACCAGATATTTATGCTGATTTCGAAATGAATAAAGAAGGCACCCGAATCCTGAAATGTCCGGCTGGATATTCTCCGAAAAGCTGCTGCTGTTCTAGTAGCAATGGGCATGTGCATGCATCCTTTATAAAGGAACTCTGTCTAGGCTGTCCGCATAAGGATGAATGTAGAGTTAAAGTATATAAAAATGTCTGTTCAGTGGACCTATCTGCTACCGCACAATATCGTGCCAAAACACGACGTTACATGAAAACTGACGAATTCAAGGCATTCGCTCGACTACGCAACGGGGTTGAGACCATTCCTTCTATTTTGAGAAGTCAGTATCAGGTAGATCGTATGGCTGTCCGTGGAAAAATCCGGAGTGGATTTTTCTTTGGATGCAAAATTGCAGCATTGAATGTACGTAAGCTATTGACTTTCCGAAATGGCTTGGGACATTATGCGCAAAATCCATTGTTAGCCAGTTAA